A genomic window from Klebsiella quasipneumoniae subsp. quasipneumoniae includes:
- the fdnG gene encoding formate dehydrogenase-N subunit alpha — protein MDVSRRKFFKICAGGMAGTTAAALGFAPKMALAQARNYKLLRAKEIRNTCTYCSVGCGLLMYSLGDGAKNAKEAIYHIEGDPDHPVSRGALCPKGAGLLDYVHSDNRLRYPEYRAPGSDKWQRLSWDEAFSRIARLMKADRDANFMEKNEQGVTVNRWLSTGMLCASAASNETGMLTQKFVRSLGMLAVDNQARVUHGPTVASLAPTFGRGAMTNHWVDIKNANVVVVMGGNAAEAHPVGFRWAMEAKNNNDATLIVVDPRFTRTASVADIYAPIRSGTDITFLSGVLLYLIEHNKINAEYVKHYTNASLLVRDDFAFEEGLFSGYDADKRQYDKSSWNYQFDENGYAKRDETLSHPRCVWNLLKQHVSRYTPEVVENICGTPKADFLKVCDVLASTSAADRTTTFLYALGWTQHTVGAQNIRTMAMIQLLLGNMGMAGGGVNALRGHSNIQGLTDLGLLSTSLPGYLTLPSDKQPDLQTYLTANTPKATLPDQVNYWSNYPKFFVSLMKSFYGEAAQKENDWGFEWLPKWDQAYDVIKYFNMMDNGNVTGYICQGFNPVASFPDKNKVVRSLSKLKYMVVIDPLVTETSTFWQNHGESNDVDPSTIQTEVFRLPSTCFAEEDGSIANSGRWLQWHWKGQDAPGEARNDGEILAGIYHRLRELYRTEGGKGAEPLLKMSWNYKQPDHPESEEVAKENNGYALADLYDASGALVAKKGQLLNSFALLRDDGTTASSCWIYSGSWTEQGNQMANRDNADPSGLGNTLGWAWAWPLNRRVLYNRASADINGKPWDAKRMLIQWNGSKWVGNDIADFNTAPPGSNTGPFIMQQEGLGRLFALDKLAEGPFPEHYEPMETPLGTNPLHPKVVSSPVVRVYEEDAIRLGKKDKFPYVGTTYRLTEHFHTWTKHALLNSIAQPEQFVEISEGLAKAKGIANGDRVKVSSQRGFIRAVAVVTRRLQTLNVNGQQVETVGIPLHWGFEGVARKGYIANTLTPNVGDSNSQTPEYKAFLVNIEKA, from the coding sequence GCTCAGGCACGCAACTACAAATTGCTGCGTGCGAAAGAGATCCGCAACACCTGCACTTACTGCTCCGTTGGCTGCGGGCTATTAATGTATAGCCTCGGCGACGGCGCGAAAAACGCCAAAGAAGCGATTTACCATATTGAAGGGGATCCGGACCATCCGGTGAGCCGCGGCGCGTTATGCCCGAAAGGCGCCGGCCTGCTGGACTATGTCCACAGCGACAACCGCCTGCGCTACCCGGAATACCGCGCGCCGGGATCTGATAAATGGCAGCGACTCTCCTGGGATGAAGCCTTCAGCCGCATCGCGCGGCTGATGAAAGCCGACCGCGACGCCAACTTTATGGAAAAGAACGAACAGGGCGTGACGGTTAACCGCTGGCTTTCCACCGGCATGCTGTGCGCTTCGGCAGCAAGTAATGAAACCGGCATGCTGACGCAAAAATTTGTGCGTTCGCTCGGCATGCTGGCGGTAGACAACCAGGCACGCGTCTGACACGGACCAACGGTAGCAAGTCTTGCTCCAACATTTGGTCGCGGTGCGATGACCAACCACTGGGTGGATATCAAAAACGCGAACGTCGTGGTGGTGATGGGCGGCAACGCCGCGGAAGCCCACCCGGTGGGATTCCGCTGGGCGATGGAAGCGAAAAATAACAACGACGCCACGCTTATCGTTGTCGACCCGCGCTTTACGCGTACGGCGTCGGTGGCGGATATCTATGCGCCGATTCGCTCCGGTACCGACATTACCTTCCTGTCGGGGGTCCTGCTGTACCTGATCGAACATAACAAAATCAATGCCGAGTACGTGAAGCACTACACCAACGCCAGCCTGCTGGTGCGGGATGATTTTGCCTTCGAAGAGGGGCTGTTCAGCGGCTATGATGCGGACAAACGCCAGTATGATAAATCGTCCTGGAACTACCAGTTCGATGAAAACGGCTACGCCAAACGCGATGAGACGCTCAGCCATCCGCGCTGCGTGTGGAACCTGCTGAAGCAGCACGTTTCCCGTTACACGCCGGAGGTGGTCGAAAACATCTGCGGTACGCCGAAAGCGGACTTCCTCAAGGTGTGCGACGTGCTGGCCTCAACCAGCGCCGCCGATCGCACCACCACTTTCCTGTATGCCCTGGGCTGGACGCAGCACACCGTCGGCGCGCAAAACATTCGCACCATGGCGATGATCCAGCTGCTGCTCGGCAATATGGGTATGGCCGGCGGCGGCGTGAATGCCCTGCGCGGTCACTCTAATATTCAGGGACTGACCGACCTTGGCCTGCTGTCCACCAGCCTGCCGGGCTACCTGACGCTGCCTTCTGATAAGCAGCCGGATCTGCAGACGTATCTGACGGCCAACACGCCAAAAGCGACCCTGCCGGACCAGGTGAACTACTGGAGCAACTACCCGAAATTCTTTGTCAGCCTGATGAAGTCCTTCTACGGCGAGGCGGCGCAAAAAGAGAACGACTGGGGCTTTGAGTGGTTACCGAAGTGGGACCAGGCTTACGACGTGATCAAGTACTTCAACATGATGGATAACGGCAACGTCACCGGCTATATCTGCCAGGGCTTTAACCCGGTGGCGTCGTTCCCGGATAAAAACAAGGTGGTTCGCAGCCTGAGCAAGCTGAAGTACATGGTGGTTATCGACCCGCTGGTGACTGAAACCTCCACCTTCTGGCAAAACCACGGCGAGTCGAACGATGTCGACCCGTCGACGATTCAGACGGAAGTCTTCCGCCTGCCATCGACCTGCTTTGCCGAAGAGGACGGTTCGATCGCTAACTCTGGCCGCTGGCTGCAGTGGCACTGGAAAGGGCAGGACGCGCCGGGCGAGGCGCGCAACGATGGCGAAATCCTGGCCGGGATTTACCATCGCCTGCGCGAACTGTACCGCACCGAAGGCGGTAAAGGCGCTGAGCCGCTGCTGAAGATGAGCTGGAACTACAAACAACCGGACCATCCGGAATCGGAAGAAGTTGCCAAAGAAAACAACGGCTACGCGCTGGCGGACTTGTATGACGCCAGCGGTGCTCTGGTGGCGAAGAAAGGCCAATTACTGAACAGCTTTGCGCTGTTGCGCGATGACGGCACCACCGCGTCGTCTTGCTGGATCTACAGCGGCAGCTGGACGGAGCAGGGCAACCAGATGGCGAACCGCGATAACGCCGACCCGTCGGGTCTGGGCAATACGCTGGGCTGGGCCTGGGCGTGGCCGCTCAATCGCCGGGTGCTCTATAACCGCGCGTCAGCCGACATCAACGGCAAGCCGTGGGATGCGAAGCGGATGCTGATCCAGTGGAACGGCAGCAAGTGGGTCGGGAATGATATTGCGGACTTCAATACCGCGCCGCCGGGGAGCAACACCGGGCCGTTTATCATGCAGCAGGAGGGGCTGGGTCGCCTGTTCGCACTGGATAAGCTGGCGGAAGGACCGTTCCCGGAACACTACGAGCCGATGGAAACCCCGCTTGGCACTAACCCGCTGCACCCGAAGGTGGTCTCCAGCCCGGTGGTGCGTGTGTATGAAGAGGACGCCATTCGCTTAGGTAAGAAGGATAAGTTCCCGTACGTCGGGACCACCTATCGTCTGACCGAACACTTCCATACCTGGACCAAGCATGCGCTGCTCAATTCCATCGCGCAGCCGGAACAGTTTGTCGAAATCAGCGAAGGGCTGGCAAAAGCGAAAGGCATCGCCAACGGCGACCGGGTAAAAGTCAGCAGCCAGCGCGGCTTTATTCGCGCGGTGGCGGTGGTGACGCGCCGTTTGCAAACCCTCAACGTCAACGGCCAGCAGGTGGAGACCGTCGGGATCCCGCTGCACTGGGGTTTTGAAGGCGTGGCTCGCAAAGGCTATATCGCCAACACCCTGACGCCGAACGTCGGCGATTCCAACTCGCAAACGCCGGAGTACAAGGCGTTTCTGGTCAACATCGAGAAAGCGTAA
- the fdxH gene encoding formate dehydrogenase subunit beta, which yields MAMETQDIIKRSATNPITPAPRARDHKAEVAKLIDVSSCVGCKACQVACSEWNDIRDEVGHCVGVYDNPADLSAKSWTVMRFSETEQNGKLEWLIRKDGCMHCEEPGCLKACPSAGAIIQYANGIVDFQQENCIGCGYCIAGCPFNVPRLNKEDNRVYKCTLCVDRVSVGQEPACVKTCPTGAIHFGTKKEMLEVAEERVAKLKKRGYARAGIYNPQGVGGTHVMYVLHHADQPELYHKLPAAPKIDTSVELWKGILKPLSAAGFIATFAGLIYHYIGIGPNKEVDDDEEEHDE from the coding sequence ATGGCGATGGAAACACAAGACATTATTAAACGCTCCGCGACCAACCCGATCACGCCCGCGCCGCGCGCGCGGGATCATAAGGCGGAAGTCGCCAAGCTTATCGATGTCTCCTCCTGCGTGGGCTGTAAAGCCTGCCAGGTGGCCTGCTCCGAGTGGAACGACATCCGCGATGAGGTGGGGCACTGCGTCGGGGTGTACGACAACCCGGCGGATCTCAGCGCTAAATCCTGGACGGTGATGCGCTTTAGCGAGACCGAACAGAACGGCAAACTGGAGTGGCTTATCCGTAAGGATGGCTGTATGCACTGCGAAGAGCCGGGCTGCCTGAAGGCCTGCCCGTCCGCCGGGGCGATTATTCAGTACGCCAACGGCATCGTCGATTTCCAGCAGGAAAACTGCATCGGCTGCGGCTACTGCATTGCCGGGTGTCCGTTTAATGTCCCGCGTCTCAATAAAGAGGATAACCGGGTCTATAAATGCACCCTGTGCGTGGACCGGGTCAGCGTCGGTCAGGAACCGGCGTGCGTGAAAACCTGTCCGACCGGCGCGATCCACTTCGGTACGAAGAAAGAGATGCTGGAGGTGGCCGAGGAGCGGGTGGCTAAGCTGAAAAAACGCGGCTATGCCAGGGCCGGGATTTACAACCCGCAGGGCGTCGGCGGCACCCATGTGATGTACGTCCTGCATCATGCCGACCAGCCCGAGCTTTATCACAAGCTGCCTGCTGCGCCGAAGATTGATACCTCGGTGGAGCTGTGGAAAGGGATCCTGAAGCCGCTGTCGGCGGCGGGCTTTATCGCTACCTTTGCCGGGCTTATCTATCACTACATCGGTATCGGGCCAAATAAGGAAGTTGACGACGACGAGGAGGAGCATGATGAGTAA
- the fdnI gene encoding formate dehydrogenase-N subunit gamma, with translation MSKSKMIVRTTFIDRACHWTVVIAFFLVALSGISFFFPTLQWLTETFGTPQMGRILHPFFGVLIFIALMFMFVRFVHHNIPDKQDIPWLKGIVEVLKGNEHKVARVGKYNAGQKMMFWTIMSMIFVLLVTGVIIWRPWFAHYFPIQVIRYSLLIHATSAIILIHAILIHMYMAFWVKGSIKGMIEGKVSRRWAKKHHPRWYRDVERLEAIKESREGMK, from the coding sequence ATGAGTAAATCGAAGATGATAGTGCGCACGACCTTTATCGATCGCGCCTGTCACTGGACGGTGGTGATCGCTTTCTTCCTCGTGGCGCTATCGGGTATTTCGTTTTTCTTCCCGACCCTGCAGTGGCTGACGGAAACCTTCGGTACCCCGCAGATGGGGCGTATTCTGCACCCCTTCTTCGGAGTGCTGATTTTTATCGCCCTGATGTTTATGTTCGTGCGTTTTGTCCATCACAACATCCCTGATAAACAGGATATCCCCTGGCTGAAAGGCATTGTGGAGGTGCTGAAAGGCAACGAGCATAAAGTGGCGCGGGTCGGTAAATATAACGCCGGGCAAAAGATGATGTTCTGGACCATCATGAGCATGATTTTTGTGCTGCTGGTGACCGGCGTGATTATCTGGCGTCCCTGGTTTGCCCACTATTTCCCGATTCAGGTGATTCGCTACAGCCTGTTAATTCACGCGACGTCGGCCATTATTCTGATCCACGCGATCCTTATCCATATGTATATGGCGTTCTGGGTGAAGGGGTCGATTAAGGGGATGATTGAAGGCAAGGTCAGCCGCCGTTGGGCGAAGAAACATCACCCGCGCTGGTATCGCGATGTCGAACGTCTGGAGGCGATCAAAGAGAGTCGCGAAGGGATGAAGTAA
- a CDS encoding CcdB family protein — MAAQFDIFRNPSSRTNAFQPYLMVIQHDYFNDLGTRLIVPLSYHSHLTGHYHAAAPVINMEFEKLFINTPAITSVAKQRLDKKYFICNLAKERTTVISAMDALITNT, encoded by the coding sequence ATGGCGGCACAATTTGATATCTTTCGTAACCCATCATCGAGAACCAATGCGTTTCAACCTTATTTAATGGTAATCCAACATGATTATTTTAATGACCTTGGTACACGTTTAATTGTGCCGCTGAGCTATCATTCTCATTTGACCGGCCATTATCATGCTGCCGCCCCGGTTATTAATATGGAGTTTGAGAAACTGTTCATCAACACGCCGGCAATCACCAGCGTGGCAAAGCAAAGGCTGGATAAAAAATATTTTATCTGCAATTTGGCTAAAGAAAGAACGACCGTGATATCAGCGATGGACGCATTAATCACTAACACATAA
- the ppk2 gene encoding polyphosphate kinase 2: MGNKKSGHPVDAAVKIAPLDNKAYEKALRKLHVELVKLQRWVVHKGLKVCIVFEGRDGAGKGGTIKAITERVSPRIFRVVALPSPTEREKSQLYFQRYIKHLPAAGEIVIFDRSWYNRAGVERVMGFCTPEEVQKFLDGAPMVERGMVESGIILLKYWLEVSPQEQERRLRDRIDDGRKIWKLSPMDIKSFNRWDEYTAARDAMFAATDTAWAPWFVARSEDKKRVRLNIITHLLSQIPYEALPVEHVTLPKRKMGKMKQTNFPFRFIPEKF; the protein is encoded by the coding sequence ATGGGTAATAAGAAAAGCGGTCATCCTGTCGACGCGGCGGTGAAGATCGCCCCGCTCGACAATAAAGCGTACGAGAAGGCGCTGCGCAAGCTCCACGTTGAGCTGGTAAAACTGCAGCGCTGGGTGGTGCATAAAGGGCTGAAGGTATGCATCGTCTTTGAAGGCCGGGACGGCGCCGGCAAAGGCGGCACGATTAAGGCGATCACCGAGCGCGTCAGTCCGCGGATCTTCCGGGTCGTCGCCTTACCCTCGCCCACCGAACGCGAGAAAAGTCAGCTCTATTTTCAGCGCTATATCAAGCACCTCCCGGCGGCTGGCGAAATCGTGATTTTCGATCGCAGCTGGTATAACCGCGCCGGCGTCGAACGGGTGATGGGCTTTTGTACCCCGGAGGAGGTGCAGAAGTTCCTCGACGGCGCGCCGATGGTGGAGCGCGGCATGGTCGAGTCGGGCATTATCCTGCTCAAGTACTGGCTGGAGGTCTCTCCGCAGGAGCAGGAGCGGCGCCTGCGGGATCGCATCGACGACGGGCGCAAGATCTGGAAGCTCTCGCCGATGGACATCAAGTCTTTCAACCGCTGGGATGAATATACCGCTGCCCGCGACGCCATGTTCGCCGCCACCGACACCGCCTGGGCGCCGTGGTTCGTCGCCCGCTCCGAAGATAAAAAGCGGGTGCGTCTGAATATCATCACCCACCTGCTGTCGCAGATCCCCTACGAAGCCTTGCCAGTGGAGCATGTCACGCTGCCGAAGCGCAAAATGGGCAAAATGAAACAGACCAATTTCCCCTTCCGCTTTATTCCGGAGAAGTTCTGA
- a CDS encoding VOC family protein, translated as MQNVDVGFTHVAFTVRCLASSIDFYTRYTAMTVIHQREPNLPSARKVAWLSDRTRPFALVLVQSDDPADTPLGPFGHLGVACATQAEIDEKVAQARREGVLRREPEQLGDPVGYFAFFADPDGNTLELSWGQRVGLEVIAAGNVS; from the coding sequence ATGCAAAATGTTGATGTTGGCTTTACCCATGTCGCCTTTACCGTCCGCTGTCTGGCCAGCAGCATCGATTTTTATACCCGCTACACGGCGATGACCGTTATTCACCAGCGCGAACCCAACCTCCCCTCGGCGCGTAAAGTGGCGTGGCTCAGCGATCGCACCCGACCTTTCGCCCTGGTGCTGGTGCAAAGTGATGACCCTGCCGACACGCCGCTGGGTCCGTTCGGCCATCTCGGCGTCGCCTGCGCCACCCAGGCGGAGATCGATGAGAAGGTCGCCCAGGCGCGGCGGGAAGGCGTTCTGCGCCGGGAACCGGAGCAGCTGGGCGATCCTGTGGGCTATTTCGCTTTCTTTGCCGACCCGGACGGTAACACCCTGGAGCTGTCATGGGGGCAGCGAGTGGGGCTGGAAGTCATTGCCGCGGGGAACGTCAGCTAG
- the araJ gene encoding MFS transporter AraJ produces the protein MKKTIFSLVLGTFGLGMAEFGIMGVLPDMARDVGISIPAAGNMIAWYAFGVVIGAPIMALLSSRFSLKSVMLFLAALCILGNTLFTFSSSYAMLALGRLVSGFPHGAFFGVGAIILSKIAPPGRVTAAVAGMIGGMTVANLVGVPGGTWLGHHFSWRYTFALIAVFNVAVFMAIFCWVPTLYDRATTRLREQFRFLTSPAPWLIFAATMFGNAGVFAWFSYIKPFMLNVSGFAESRMMLIMMLAGLGMVVGNLFSGKISGRYSPLRIAAITDGAIAVTLLLIFAFGEHKIASLTLAFFCCAGLFALSAPLQILLLQNAKGGEMLGAAGGQIAFNLGSAIGAFCGGMMIAQGFGWNSVALPAATLSFLAMSALLIYGRHQRRQAC, from the coding sequence ATGAAAAAAACGATTTTTTCACTGGTGCTGGGCACTTTCGGACTCGGCATGGCGGAATTTGGCATTATGGGCGTGCTGCCGGACATGGCGCGCGATGTCGGGATTTCAATCCCCGCCGCCGGCAATATGATTGCCTGGTATGCCTTCGGCGTGGTGATCGGCGCGCCGATCATGGCGTTGCTCTCCAGTCGGTTTTCGTTGAAATCGGTGATGCTGTTTCTCGCCGCCCTGTGCATTCTCGGCAATACCCTGTTTACCTTCTCCAGCAGCTACGCCATGCTGGCGCTTGGCCGGCTGGTTTCCGGGTTTCCCCACGGGGCTTTCTTCGGCGTGGGGGCGATTATCCTGTCGAAAATCGCGCCGCCGGGGAGGGTGACCGCCGCGGTGGCGGGGATGATCGGCGGCATGACGGTGGCTAACCTGGTGGGCGTTCCCGGGGGCACCTGGCTTGGGCATCATTTTAGCTGGCGCTATACCTTCGCGCTGATCGCGGTGTTTAACGTCGCGGTGTTTATGGCCATCTTCTGCTGGGTCCCTACGCTGTATGATCGGGCCACCACCCGGCTGCGTGAGCAGTTCCGTTTCCTCACTTCCCCGGCGCCGTGGCTGATTTTTGCCGCCACCATGTTCGGCAACGCCGGGGTGTTCGCGTGGTTCAGCTACATTAAGCCCTTTATGCTCAACGTTTCCGGCTTTGCCGAAAGCCGGATGATGCTGATTATGATGCTGGCGGGGCTGGGGATGGTGGTCGGCAACCTGTTCAGCGGCAAAATTTCCGGGCGCTACAGTCCGCTGCGCATCGCAGCCATCACCGACGGGGCGATCGCTGTGACGCTGCTGCTGATCTTTGCCTTCGGGGAGCATAAAATCGCTTCGCTGACGCTGGCGTTTTTCTGCTGTGCCGGGCTGTTTGCCCTGTCGGCGCCGCTGCAGATCCTGTTGCTGCAGAACGCCAAAGGCGGCGAGATGCTGGGGGCGGCTGGGGGGCAGATCGCCTTTAACCTCGGGAGCGCCATCGGCGCCTTCTGCGGCGGAATGATGATTGCCCAGGGCTTCGGCTGGAACAGCGTAGCGCTCCCCGCCGCCACGCTGTCGTTTCTGGCGATGAGCGCCTTGCTCATCTACGGCCGCCATCAGCGCCGACAGGCTTGCTAA
- a CDS encoding alkylhydroperoxidase domain protein, which translates to MTLSQDILGELAEIAAGSPLDQARAVRDAATRHAQGSYEVLFSQQDADFPLDERFAVAAKVAKLHQADALAAHYAGFGLADPTTDRLVPALAFARLLTFTPVEATPGALQVLTNAGWSLRGIVTLAQLVAFVSFQSRLLLGLRALNHQPIVSADTPVVAGYWHTTPHAQSGKAAPVRFTREELHWEPWLADKPLAEFSAEEQAILAKYGHSDSPYFRLLARNQPVLEQRTLTDKGIFYTPGGLPRAERELAATVASKINGCIYCASVHARKAAQLAKDETAVDTLLAVTPGEDLRGGQSPRWQAEIDAAAALSVTPPALNASHLAALDEQGLDTLAQLDLLQSAAFFAWANRLMLTLGEPWRE; encoded by the coding sequence ATGACGCTGAGTCAGGATATTCTGGGCGAACTGGCGGAGATCGCCGCCGGTTCCCCGCTCGACCAGGCGCGCGCAGTCCGCGATGCCGCTACCCGACATGCGCAGGGAAGTTATGAAGTGCTGTTCAGCCAGCAGGACGCCGATTTTCCCCTCGATGAACGCTTCGCGGTGGCGGCAAAGGTGGCGAAGCTCCATCAGGCGGACGCGCTGGCGGCGCACTATGCCGGCTTCGGCCTGGCCGATCCGACCACGGATCGTCTGGTTCCGGCGCTGGCCTTTGCCCGCCTGCTGACCTTCACCCCCGTCGAAGCGACACCCGGCGCGCTGCAGGTACTGACAAACGCAGGCTGGAGCCTGCGGGGCATCGTCACCCTGGCGCAGCTGGTGGCCTTTGTCAGCTTCCAGAGCCGCCTGCTGCTGGGTCTGCGGGCGCTCAACCACCAGCCCATCGTTAGCGCCGATACGCCGGTGGTGGCCGGGTACTGGCACACCACCCCGCACGCGCAGAGCGGTAAAGCGGCCCCGGTGCGCTTCACCCGCGAGGAGCTGCACTGGGAACCCTGGCTGGCGGATAAACCGCTGGCGGAATTTAGCGCTGAAGAACAGGCGATTCTGGCCAAATATGGCCATAGCGATTCGCCCTACTTCCGCCTGCTGGCGCGCAACCAGCCGGTGCTGGAGCAGCGGACGCTGACCGATAAAGGCATTTTCTATACCCCGGGGGGATTGCCGCGCGCCGAACGTGAACTGGCCGCCACGGTGGCCAGTAAAATCAACGGCTGTATTTACTGCGCCTCGGTGCATGCCCGCAAAGCGGCGCAGCTGGCGAAGGACGAGACCGCCGTCGACACGCTGCTGGCGGTGACGCCGGGAGAGGATCTGCGCGGCGGGCAGTCGCCGCGCTGGCAGGCGGAAATTGACGCCGCCGCCGCGCTATCGGTGACGCCGCCCGCGCTGAATGCCAGCCATCTGGCAGCGCTTGATGAACAGGGCTTAGATACTCTGGCCCAGCTGGATCTGCTGCAGTCAGCGGCCTTTTTCGCCTGGGCCAACCGGCTGATGCTGACGCTCGGCGAGCCCTGGCGTGAGTAA